In one window of Tubulanus polymorphus chromosome 3, tnTubPoly1.2, whole genome shotgun sequence DNA:
- the LOC141902360 gene encoding uncharacterized protein LOC141902360 has product MKWFISVAILSVLCLSVSAWFCKDDNDCESNECCGKYVVGWVKKCFDKGVEGEACASKGTFFGVCPCADGFYCEKRDNFFQRGEGICRENEGSGYVE; this is encoded by the exons ATGAAGTGGTTTATATCCGTCGCAATACTCTCCGTCTTATGCCTTTCA GTATCGGCATGGTTCTGTAAAGACGACAATGATTGCGAATCGAATGAATGTTGTGGTAAATATGTTGTTGGTTgggtgaaaaaatgttttgacaAAGGTGTCGAGGGTGAAGCTTGCGCCTCGAAGGGTACCTTCTTTGGAGTATGTCCATGCGCAGATGGTTTCTATTGCGAGAAGAGAGACAACTTCTTCCAACGAGGCGAAGGTATCTGCCGAGAAAACGAAGGATCCGGTTACGTGGAATAG
- the LOC141902473 gene encoding charged multivesicular body protein 4b-like, producing the protein MSKLVQKLFGTGKKDGKGPSPQEAIQRLREIEEMLAKKSEFLEKKINEQNAVAKKNARTNKRVALNALKKKHRFDKQLTQIDGTLSTIEFQREGLENASTNTEVFKAMDYAAQALKGAHQGLDIDKVQDVMDDIQDQHELSQEISNAISTPAGFDMDLDEDELNAELEELEQEELDEQLLNVGGTVDVDELPAIPSSDIPVPSKAKAEDDDLRELEAWAS; encoded by the exons ATGAGCAAACTCGTTCAAAAACTCTTCGGGACTGGAAAGAAAGATGGAAAGGGCCCCAGTCCTCAAGAAGCAATTCAGAGGCTcagagaaattgaagaaatgttGGCAAAAAAGTCAGAATTTTTAgagaagaaaataaatgaaCAGAATGCTGTTGCGAAAAAGAATGCCCGTACAAACAAACGAG TTGCTCTGAATGCATTGAAGAAAAAACACCGTTTTGATAAACAGTTAACGCAGATCGATGGTACTCTTTCAACTATTGAATTCCAAAGAGAAGGCCTAGAAAATGCTAGTACGAATACTGAGGTGTTTAAGGCTATGGATTATGCTGCGCAAGCTTTGAAAGGGGCTCATCAAGGCTT gGACATAGACAAAGTTCAAGACGTTATGGATGACATACAAGATCAGCATGAATTATCACAAGAAATTTCAAATGCAATTTCTACACCTGCTGGATTTGATATGGACCTGGATGAG GATGAATTGAATGCAGAACTTGAAGAATTAGAACAAGAGGAACTTGATGAGCAGTTATTGAATGTTGGTGGAACAGTGGATGTTGATGAGTTACCCGCTATCCCGAGTAGTGATATACCAGTACCTAGTAAAG CTAAAGCTGAGGATGATGACCTGAGAGAATTAGAAGCTTGGGCCTCATAA
- the LOC141901347 gene encoding uncharacterized protein LOC141901347, which yields MDFLRINLFCFVFLCLCESSSSFSDKTACKLKGRWRLDCSNQHLTVLRVPDKLLLTEIRYLDLSYNHLNSIDVDQILKLFPALRTLDVRGNHDLCEANLNISNEKRFDWIHSCSRSSGEVRGALTTRKTMQAEIEIKASISKNDQKQYREIVLPRNEQLTNVLIGTLACIVGLIGVVAAALIWLWWRTRTPQYVAPRVVFAIRSNHVNVKV from the exons ATGGATTTCCTACGCATTAATCTATTTTGTTTCGTCTTTTTATGTTTGTGTGAAAGTTCGTCTTCATTCAGCGATAAAACTGCCTGCAAACTAAAGGGTCGATGGCGTTTGGATTGTTCGAACCAACACTTGACTGTCCTTCGAGTCCCGGATAAACTATTGCTGACGGAAATACGTTATTTAGATCTCAGTTACAACCATTTGAATTCCATCGATGTCGACcagattttaaaacttttCCCGGCGCTTCGAACCCTCGATGTAAGAGGAAACCACGACCTTTGCGAAGCAAATTTGAACATATCTAACGAAAAGCGATTTGACTGGATTCACAGTTGTAGTAGATCTTCGGGGGAAGTTAGAGGTGCGTTAACAACGCGTAAAACAATGCAGGCAGAAATTGAGATAAAAGCTAGTATCAGCAAAAACGATCAAAAACAATACCGCGAGATAGTGCTCCCAAGAAACG AACAATTGACGAATGTTCTGATAGGAACATTGGCTTGTATAGTGGGATTGATTGGAGTGGTAGCTGCGGCGTTGATCTGGTTGTGGTGGCGAACTCGCACCCCGCAATACGTAGCGCCTCGTGTTGTATTTGCTATCCGCAGTAACCACGTCAACGTTAAAGTGTAA
- the LOC141901345 gene encoding centrosomal protein of 76 kDa-like, which translates to MPLRPEKVAELRQIVHEQLAQLDIQSCVRELLPEREESNNGVSEADLYNALNRKGIVDEIMSKLHLGDEQKENREQKNQISGQRVGKDERTGIKKSNIDSTRRYLYLQIVGGRAFLEHLQEPESYPGGNFSATFTLHIQFRGQRFTSRPVPCACDPDIQETFILELHKEMAGDAARMADTTTMLSLCDPIHIVLIKTDMLGDTTLLSSHYLEWRTVLTCRDSRMNTAIELKGVGTESKVPIGMLEVKLELLPKTEKLLTEDVVSTQISLERGKQAEKERLFLVYAKQWWKEFLQIRDSHSLRLVKIFAQDECGTNRPVCSYVKPLRAGRLLDTPRHASRFVSLIGYERVPTVGGGRSEQWTSMHASLCRNKGDSEDHAVLLCSLLLGFGLDAYVCVGTKAKGVPHSWVMTRAPDGLTTFWECLTGHRYVHQPINPNDPPSVPQPKPEYPYRTIGCVFNHKNFYANSQPSDAVEICQFHLTEESLWKAMSEDAIKSVCISGAAPSWPTLPPLAAPKLGSAVLSNDLEQELRVLVSQHRRDQGLNTVWEDHLSYLLTPALSAYEMERISGMSIGNEEFQQAIRRAVPDGHTFKGYPIQFVHRNSRKAFAACLRAPVCEEIINCRGDHVKLAVRVRVFTYPESVCATWVMFACKYKSVL; encoded by the exons ATGCCACTGCGACCAGAGAAGGTGGCTGAATTGCGACAGATAGTCCATGAGCAGTTGGCCCAG CTTGATATCCAGTCTTGCGTCCGTGAGCTTTTGCCCGAACGAGAAGAAAGCAACAATGGCGTCAGCGAGGCAGATCTGTACAACGCTCTGAATCGAAAAGGAATTGTCGATGAGATCATGAGTAAATTACATCTTGGCGATGAACAGAAGGAGAACAGAGAGCAGAAGAATCAAATATCTGGTCAACGGGTTGGAAAAGATGAGAGAACTGGAATAAAGAAGT caAATATTGATTCAACTCGTCGTTACCTGTATCTACAAATTGTTGGAGGTCGAGCCTTTTTGGAGCATTTGCAAGAACCGGAGTCGTATCCCGGAGGAAATTTTTCGGCGACGTTCACTCTTCACATTCAGTTCCGTGGACAAAGATTTACTTCACGGCCAGTGCCGTGCGCATGTGATCCTGACATACAGGAAACCTTCATACTCGAGTTACATAAAGAAATGGCTG GTGATGCTGCTCGTATGGCTGACACTACTACAATGCTGTCACTGTGTGATCCTATTCATATTGTACTCATCAAAACAGATATGTTGGGAGATACAACACTTCTATCATCGCATTATCTTGAATGGAGAACTGTGTTAACTTGTAGAGACAGTCGAATGAACACAGCAATAGAATTAAAAGGCGTTG GTACGGAAAGTAAAGTTCCTATTGGCATGTTAGAAGTGAAACTTGAGCTTTTACCGAAGACCGAAAAATTGCTGACAGAAGACGTAGTATCAACTCAGATCAGTCTAGAACGCGGGAAACAGGCAGAGAAGGAAAGATTATTCTTAGTCTACGCGAAACAGTGGTGGAAGGAATTCTTGCAAATTCGAGACTCTCACAGTTTAAGATTAGTGAAAATTTTCGCGCAG GATGAATGTGGTACAAATCGACCGGTGTGCTCCTATGTGAAACCGTTGAGAGCTGGACGGTTGTTAGACACGCCACGACATGCATCTCGTTTTGTTAGTCTGATCGGTTATGAAAGAGTTCCAACTGTAGGTGGAGGGCGTTCGGAACAGTGGACATCTATGCATGCTTCTCTCTGTCGAAATAAAGGt GACAGCGAAGATCATGCAGTTTTGCTGTGCAGTCTTCTACTCGGATTTGGTCTCGATGCGTATGTTTGCGTTGGCACTAAAGCGAAAGGTGTTCCACACAGTTGGGTGATGACTCGGGCTCCTGATGGTTTAACAACCTTCTGGGAATGCTTAACTGGACACAG ATATGTTCACCAACCAATTAATCCAAATGACCCACCGTCCGTACCCCAGCCTAAGCCAGAATACCCCTACAGAACAATTGGTTGTGTCTTCAACCACAAGAACTTCTATGCTAACAGTCAG CCGTCCGATGCTGTTGAGATTTGTCAGTTTCATCTGACCGAGGAATCTTTGTGGAAGGCTATGTCTGAAGATGCTATAAAATCTGTTTGTATATCTGGAGCTGCTCCCTCATGGCCAACACTACCACCACTAGCTGCGCCGAAGCTGGGTTCAGCCGTTCTCAGTAATGATTTGGAACAGGAACTTCGCGTTCTTGTGTCACAGCATAGACGG GATCAAGGTTTGAATACAGTGTGGGAAGACCATTTGAGCTATTTGCTTACACCAGCTCTTTCAGCGTATGAAATGGAACGAATATCAG GTATGAGTATTGGTAACGAAGAGTTCCAGCAAGCTATTCGTCGTGCAGTTCCTGATGGACATACATTTAAAGGCTACCCAATACAGTTTGTGCATAGAAATTCTCGGAAAGCATTTGCCGCTTGTCTCAG GGCTCCAGTCtgtgaagaaataattaattgtcgcggaGATCACGTTAAACTGGCTGTACGTGTGCGAGTTTTCACTTATCCAGAGTCAGTCTGCGCGACTTGGGTAATGTTTGCGTGTAAATACAAATCGGTTTTATGA
- the LOC141901346 gene encoding histone-lysine N-methyltransferase SUV39H2-like: protein MAHIDECFVNYVSIPCLSGVADIQNCAAAHRCTLSEDANTHLLHLTLKKLGPTMAQKVVMKLIDAGKILLDDKDREFEVEKVLDHQMDEDTKDMYYFVKWKGWNNKHNTWEPADNLIGCLNVIDEYNQALQMSRKERSLKRKRDEAELDGENSNQNKIQELIETLKRSKLQITPLTLLQEMSNLDGMSKMFIRRGLLTDRSGQLQFTRKRKPKAPNYANKKSKSYKNKHLMVQKRLKEWEEEINRISLDPAPISVVNEVDLEGPPENFVYINDYLPQDGIVIPQDPMIGCTCDDCYAEKSTGCCPSASGTEFAYYLRKRVRLPPRSPIYECNKRCKCGPECPNRVVQLGRKFKVAIFRTANGKGWGVRALQKIKRGSFVMEYVGEVITTEEAERRGKIYDGEGLTYLFDLDYQESLDCPYTVDAGVYGNVSHFVNHSCEPNLAVYCVWINTLDPHLPRIALFSTKDIDRGEELSFDYRMFTGNRDQSVDRSLTELDRSFSAVDQSNTKLLTEVQSPNSEKSLSGKSVSDIFESSTEVTKDEVKVKVESKANGEPLPSLKEHVLSGLSEDTESKSLLPTPPASLIMGDSQPDSEAAVIISSSYSPTPGDTAPSRSAASPLQSPINKIRIKCQCGAKKCRGFLF from the exons atggCGCATATAGACGAATGTTTTGTAAATTACGTGAGCATACCCTGTCTGTCCGGAGTGGCTGATATACAAAATTGCGCCGCTGCTCATCGTTGCACATTATCAGAGGATGCAAATACGCATTTGTTGCATTTAACATTAAAGAAACTGGGACCAACTATGGCACAAAAAGTGGTGATGAAAC TTATAGATGCAGGGAAAATTCTGTTAGATGATAAAGATCGAGAATTTGAAGTTGAAAAAGTTCTCGATCATCAAATGGATGAAGATACA AAGGATATGTATTACTTTGTTAAGTGGAAAGGTTGGAATAACAAACACAATACGTGGGAACCAGCCGACAATCTGATAGGTTGCCTCAACGTTATCGATGAATACAATCAAGCTTTGCAAATGAGCAGAAAAGAGCGCTCTTTAAAACGCAAGAGGGACGAAGCTGAGTTAGATGGCGAAAATTCGAATCAGAATAAAATTCAAGAGCTTATCGAAACGTTAAAGCGTTCTAAATTACAGATTACCCCTCTTACGTTATTACAAGAGATGAGTAATCTGGATGGAATGTCGAAAATGTTCATTCGTCGTGGCCTGCTCACTGACCGCAGTGGTCAGTTACAGTTCACTCGCAAGCGTAAACCTAAAGCTCCGAATTATGCGAATAAAAAAAGCAAATCGTATAAAAACAAACATCTAATGGTGCAGAAGCGATTAAAGGAGTGGGAAGAAGAAATAAATAGGATTAGTTTGGACCCGGCGCCCATATCCGTCGTAAATGAGGTTGATCTCGAGGGTCCTCCTGAAAATTTCGTGTACATAAATGATTACTTGCCGCAAGATGGTATCGTCATACCTCAGGATCCGATGATTGGCTGTACGTGCGACGATTGTTACGCAGAGAAATCGACGGGTTGTTGTCCGTCAGCTAGCGGTACGGAGTTCGCGTACTATCTACGAAAGCGCGTGCGTCTGCCTCCGCGGTCGCCGATATACGAGTGCAACAAGCGCTGTAAATGCGGCCCTGAATGTCCTAATCGTGTTGTACAACTAGGACGTAAGTTCAAAGTGGCAATATTCCGTACTGCGAACGGGAAAGGTTGGGGAGTTCGTGCTTTACAGAAAATTAAGCGAGGTTCATTTGTGATGGAATATGTTGGAGAG GTTATCACTACTGAAGAGGCTGAAAGAAGGGGCAAAATTTATGATGGCGAAGGACTGACTTACTTGTTCGATTTGGATTATCAAGAAAGCCTGGATTGTCCTTACACGGTAGATGCTGGTGTCTACGGCAACGTCTCTCATTTTGTCAATCATTCT TGTGAGCCTAACCTCGCTGTATATTGTGTTTGGATCAACACCCTGGACCCACATCTTCCAAGAATAGCTTTATTTTCCACCAAAGACATAGACCGCGGTGAAGAGCTGTCTTTTGACTACCGAATGTTCA CTGGAAATCGTGATCAAAGTGTAGATAGGTCGCTTACAGAGTTGGATAGGTCATTTTCTGCTGTGGACCAGTCTAATACCAAATTGCTGACGGAAGTGCAGTCTCCAAATTCTGAAAAGTCACTTTCTGGCAAATCTGTTTCTGATATCTTTGAATCTTCCACAGAAG TTACTAAAGATGAAGTTAAGGTGAAAGTTGAAAGTAAAGCCAATGGGGAGCCTCTGCCAAGCCTAAAAGAGCATGTTTTATCCGGTTTGTCTGAAGATACGGAGAGCAAATCATTACTGCCTACACCTCCTGCAAGCCTAATAATGGGAGACAGCCAGCCCGATTCAGAAGCTGCTGTAATCATTTCATCGTCTTATTCTCCGACACCGGGAGATACGGCTCCATCAAGAAGTGCTGCAAGCCCCTTGCAGTCACCTATCAACAAAATACGAATTAAGTGTCAATGTGGAGCAAAAAAATGTCGGGGTTTTCTGTTCTAA
- the LOC141902312 gene encoding uncharacterized protein LOC141902312 translates to MRSYFASILGILVIAVIFSQALGHALKDSEQELHRVKRSELEDAQKVLQRVKREAILQRVKRQQFDDVLNAAQDMELQRVKRSRRDLAEEDVLERVKRSKRHASKFEQNYM, encoded by the exons ATGCGGTCCTATTTCGCCAGCATCCTTGGTATCCTGGTGATTGCCGTTATTTTTTCACAAGCACTAGGACATGCACTCAAG GATTCAGAACAAGAGTTGCATCGAGTAAAACGCAGTGAGCTTGAAGATGCACAGAAAGTATTGCAACGTGTGAAGCGCGAAGCCATCTTACAGCGCGTTAAACGTCAGCAATTTGACGACGTTCTCAACGCCGCTCAGGACATGGAGCTGCAAAGAGTAAAACGAAGCCGCCGAGATCTCGCAGAAGAAGACGTGTTGGAACGAGTTAAACGATCGAAACGCCACGCCAGTAAATTTGAGCAG aattatatgTAA
- the LOC141901069 gene encoding adenine phosphoribosyltransferase-like has protein sequence MDESEKIERLKKAVIKYQDWPKPGICFWDVFSWLKDPSMFGDIIDLMVTGIQKRHGKCKIDAIVGLESRGFLFGPIIALRLSTSFVPFRKKGKLPGDLLSVNYTLEYGKDVIEVQKDAVKSGDNIIIVDDLLATGGTMVGACELAGQLGANVLECLVVIELDALQGRKKIDKPCESLIHSNDN, from the exons ATGGATGAATCTGAGAAGATCGAAAGATTGAAAAAGGCTGTCATAAAATATCAAGATTGGCCGAAACCTGGAATATGTTTTTG GGATGTATTCTCTTGGTTGAAGGATCCATCCATGTTTGGGGATATTATAGATTTGATGGTTACTGGTATCCAGAAAAGACACGGAAAATGTAAGATAGATGCCATTGTTGGTTTGGAATCGAGAGGCTTTCTATTTGGTCCGATAATTGCTTTAAGACTTAGTACATCATTCGTTCCATTTCGCAAAAAAGGAAAACTTCCTGGAGACTTGTTGAGTGTCAACTATACATTAGAATATGGAAAG GATGTAATTGAAGTGCAGAAAGATGCAGTGAAGTCTGGGGACAATATTATAATAGTTGACGATCTGTTGGCAACTGGAG GTACAATGGTCGGTGCTTGTGAATTAGCTGGTCAGTTGGGTGCCAATGTACTGGAATGTTTAGTGGTCATAGAGTTGGATGCATTGCAAGGCCGTAAAAAGATAGACAAACCCTGTGAAAGCCTCATACATTCTAATGATAACTGA
- the LOC141901057 gene encoding uncharacterized protein LOC141901057, which translates to KDFVDHHHDGSFDHKVHTHSKRYDVINHAVGPVTFDEYKRLSENIDEKRHGTHEDEKRHGTHEDEKRHGTHEDEKRHGTHEDEKRHGTHEDEKRHGTHEDEKRHGTHEDEKRHGTHEDEKKHGTHEDEKRHGKHEDAKRHGPHEDEKRHGTHEDEKRHGKHEDEKRHETHEDEKRHGTHEDEKRHGTHEDEKRHGTREDEKRHGKHEDEKRHGTHKDEKKHGKHEDEKRHGTHEDEKRHGKHEDEKRHGTHEDEKRHGTHEDEKRHGTHEDEKRHGTHEDEKRHGKHEDEKRHGKHEDEKRHGTHEDEKRHGTHEDEKRHGKHEDEKRHETHEDEKRHGTHEDEKRHGTHEDEKRHGTREDEKRHGKHEDEKRHGTHKDEKKHGKHEDEKRHGTHEDEKRHGKHEDEKRHGTHEDEKRHGTHEDEKRHGTHEDEKRHGTHEDEKRHGKHEDEKRHGKHEDEKRHGTHEDEKRHGTHEDEKRHGKHEDEKRHGKHEDEKRHGTHEDEKRHGKHEDEKRHGKHEDEKRHGTHEDEKRHGTHEDEKRHGKHEDEKRHGTHEDEKRHGTHEDEKRHGTHEDEKRHGKHEDEKRHGKHEDEKRHGTHEDEKRHGTHEDEKRHGTHEDEKRHGTHEDEKRHGTHEDEKRHGTHEDEKRHGTHEDEKRHGTHEMKRFDKKHGKYEENKRHQEAVKRHHLADKRHDKTDKRHHEFDKRHGLHEDDKKRYGDAKRAYEEMVRKRHHEALKRHHDKSLEVHGKGRKDHDDVKRYEMYPDAELIERRFDKSPKRHSTSKRKEEIFQKRHHGESDVLRNLHEISERAIRAHAGQRPSALFPLQKIHPSEHREKRAFRYRRRYL; encoded by the coding sequence aaagattttgTAGATCACCACCACGATGGTTCCTTCGATCATAAAGTACACACCCATAGCAAACGATATGACGTCATTAACCATGCTGTTGGCCCGGTCACGTTTGACGAATACAAAAGGCTTTcagaaaatatcgatgaaaagAGACACGGAACACATGAGGATGAAAAGAGACACGGAACTCATGAAGACGAAAAGAGACACGGGACTCATGAAGACGAAAAGAGACACGGGACTCATGAAGATGAAAAGAGACATGGAACTCATGAAGACGAAAAGAGACACGGAACTCATGAAGACGAAAAGAGACACGGGACTCATGAAGATGAAAAGAGACACGGAACTCATGAGGATGAAAAGAAACACGGAACTCATGAAGACGAAAAGAGACACGGAAAACATGAGGATGCAAAGAGACACGGACCTCATGAGGATGAAAAGAGACACGGAACTCATGAAGACGAAAAGAGACACGGAAAACATGAGGACGAAAAGAGACACGAAACTCATGAGGATGAGAAAAGACACGGAACTCATGAGGATGAAAAGAGACACGGGACTCATGAGGATGAGAAGAGACACGGAACTCGTGAAGATGAAAAGAGACACGGAAAACATGAGGATGAAAAGAGACATGGAACTCATAAAGATGAAAAGAAACACGGAAAACATGAGGATGAAAAGAGACACGGAACTCATGAAGATGAAAAGAGACATGGAAAACATGAGGATGAAAAGAGACACGGAACTCATGAGGATGAAAAGAGACACGGGACTCATGAGGATGAAAAGAGACACGGAACTCATGAAGATGAAAAGAGACACGGAACTCATGAAGACGAAAAGAGACACGGAAAACATGAGGATGAAAAGAGACACGGAAAACATGAGGATGAAAAGAGACACGGGACTCATGAGGATGAAAAGAGACACGGAACTCATGAAGATGAAAAGAGACATGGAAAACATGAGGACGAAAAGAGACACGAAACTCATGAGGATGAGAAAAGACACGGAACTCATGAGGATGAAAAGAGACACGGGACTCATGAGGATGAGAAGAGACACGGAACTCGTGAAGATGAAAAGAGACACGGAAAACATGAGGATGAAAAGAGACATGGAACTCATAAAGATGAAAAGAAACACGGAAAACATGAGGATGAAAAGAGACACGGAACTCATGAAGATGAAAAGAGACATGGAAAACATGAGGATGAAAAGAGACACGGAACTCATGAGGATGAAAAGAGACACGGGACTCATGAGGATGAAAAGAGACACGGAACTCATGAAGATGAAAAGAGACACGGAACTCATGAAGACGAAAAGAGACACGGAAAACATGAGGATGAAAAGAGACACGGAAAACATGAGGATGAAAAGAGACACGGGACTCATGAGGATGAAAAGAGACACGGAACTCATGAAGATGAAAAGAGACATGGAAAACATGAGGATGAAAAGAGACACGGAAAACATGAGGATGAAAAGAGACACGGAACTCATGAAGATGAAAAGAGACACGGAAAACATGAGGATGAAAAGAGACACGGAAAACATGAGGATGAAAAGAGACACGGGACTCATGAGGATGAAAAGAGACACGGAACTCATGAAGATGAAAAGAGACATGGAAAACATGAGGATGAAAAGAGACACGGGACTCATGAGGATGAAAAGAGACACGGAACTCATGAAGACGAAAAGAGACACGGAACTCATGAAGATGAAAAGAGACATGGAAAACATGAAGATGAAAAGAGACACGGAAAACATGAAGACGAAAAGAGACACGGAACTCATGAGGATGAGAAAAGACACGGAACTCATGAGGATGAAAAGAGACACGGGACTCATGAGGATGAGAAGAGACACGGAACTCATGAAGATGAAAAGAGACACGGAACTCATGAGGATGAAAAGAGACACGGGACTCATGAGGATGAAAAGAGACACGGAACTCATGAGGATGAAAAGAGACACGGAACACACGAAATGAAGAgatttgataagaaacatgGTAAATACGAAGAAAATAAGAGGCACCAGGAAGCTGTAAAGCGACATCACTTGGCAGATAAAAGGCATGATAAGACTGATAAAAGACACCACGAATTTGACAAAAGACATGGACTACATGAGGACGACAAGAAGCGCTACGGAGATGCAAAACGTGCTTATGAAGAGATGGTCAGAAAGCGTCACCATGAAGCATTGAAGAGACACCACGATAAAAGCCTTGAAGTTCATGGTAAAGGTAGGAAAGACCACGATGATGTGAAGAGATATGAAATGTATCCGGATGCTGAGCTGATTGAACGACGATTCGATAAATCTCCAAAGAGACACAGCACGAGTAAGAGAAAGGAAGAGATTTTCCAGAAGCGCCATCATGGAGAAAGTGACGTTTTACGGAATCTGCATGAAATAAGCGAGAGGGCAATTCGCGCGCACGCTGGTCAAAGACCATCCGCTCTTTTCCCTCTGCAAAAAATACACCCTTCAGAGCACAGGGAAAAACGGGCGTTCAGATATAGACGACGTTACTTGTGA
- the LOC141901068 gene encoding putative ribosome-binding factor A, mitochondrial, giving the protein MMAAIISKIPELGVKFSHLRLSLPYFGLKEVREYAKSSKVPLEIKDRMLRKILKKKQSEWDISPTFGDPVKITPNFLKKSVFTRGTLRRAQQLSTVYYKYITDIINSGELHSSLAEKEIFISKVTMSPDFSELTVKWLASGTEEDEINQEIFECSAWCLRSILTGYNVTSRCPRIVFVPDYKEARLLELDRILAAVDKGPPDEIEQTVNNEESNVDSSSIASSFQNDILDLDHSLIMKKIISSKKKTSDRSYDNNELDALDIKPESLDDFKMKLAKMKRMRSKKEKLQTESKKIDREAFIDDYESLTSSRRKYDNDTSYEHLQMDYESDYYDDSEPQ; this is encoded by the exons ATGATGGCTGCCATAATTTCGAAAATCCCGGAACTCGGTGTTAAATTTAGCCATTTACGTCTGTCTCTACCTTATTTCGGATTGAAGGAAGTACGAGAATATGCTAAAAGTTCGAAAGTTCCATTGGAAATAAAAGATCGGATGCTAAGAAAGATCCTGAAAAAGAA ACAATCCGAGTGGGATATAAGTCCAACA TTTGGAGATCCAGTGAAAATTACCccaaattttctgaaaaagtCAGTATTTACGAGAGGTACTTTGCGCCGCGCTCAACAACTCAGTACTGTTTATTACAAATATATTACTGACATAATCAACAGTGGTGAGTTGCATTCATCACTTGCAGAAAAGGAAATTTTTATCAGTAAG GTAACGATGTCGCCCGATTTCAGTGAACTAACAGTGAAATGGTTGGCTAGTGGAActgaagaagatgaaattaatcaagaaatattcGAATGCAGCGCATGGTGCCTGAG GTCGATATTGACCGGCTACAATGTCACGTCAAGATGCCCGAGGATTGTGTTTGTACCAGATTACAAAGAAGCCAGACTGTTAGAACTGGATAGAATCTTGGCTGCAGTAGATAAAGGCCCTCCTGATGAGATTGAGCAAACAGTAAATAACGAGGAATCTAATGTCGATTCATCTAGTATTGCATCCTCGTTTCAAAATGACATTTTGGATCTGGACCACTCATTAATTATGAAGAAGATTATAAGTTCAAAGAAAAAGACTTCAGATCGATCCTACGATAACAATGAACTCGATGCGCTGGATATTAAACCGGAATCATTGGACGATTTCAAGATGAAACTCGCCAAAATGAAACGCATGCGCAGCAAAAAAGAGAAACTGCAAACAGAGAGTAAAAAAATAGATCGCGAAGCGTTTATTGACGATTATGAAAGTCTGACATCATCAAGAAGGAAATATGACAATGACACATCATATGAACATTTACAAATGGATTATGAGAGTGATTATTATGACGATTCGGAGCCTCAAtaa